One Thiocapsa bogorovii DNA segment encodes these proteins:
- a CDS encoding putative bifunctional diguanylate cyclase/phosphodiesterase yields the protein MSDPKGKKGRSRRWLLAPTIAGGVALVVYLALLLVTTWVAQERLSHSAAARHALDAQLHANALSYFYAERLGDLANLRRDQAVQSFFVNRDLGMSMKYGLQASLVSIRELLIERVGEKRVDSGPFFDRIVLFDADGSILVDTGADPPPSERWALRERGAPTQVRLVVDVSDHPDAILVEAPILIAGRARGTLVAWVNERTTLAALVGFDPGGSGFARYRLLRSAEELTAMEGAAGAPVEVSGTPFLLVDRAGASLDERLLTSRWFLFALVVLAVALLVGGWMLLGAQRQNLVLQTRMDVARDQRRKLSEHNERLRGEIKKRKEYERRLIYQANYDSLTSLPNRTLAMDRLEQSLMIAARDGHRVLVFYLDLDHFKRVNDSLGHAAGDEVLIQTAERVSSLVSAGDTLARLAADEFLVIYPDLRDPVDAAERAQALLDLFAAPFSIEGRELFLTVTLGVAMSPHDGKSAEDLLKNADLAMKEGKDSGRARYSFYVTGLDVQIRERLSMANLLRHAAERGELALLYQPLIDLRSGRVVAAEALLRWTSEELGTVAPDLLVPVAEDAGLIQQIGGWVLQRACAAAARWQSIAPCRVAVNVSSLQLQAPESFSEQVELALQRSGLNAGLLELEITEGVLLRDRPTIGALLAGLDRRGIRLSLDDFGTGYSALSYLRRFPFHVLKIDRSFIAGIPDNQEDTELTRAIIAMAQALDLSVLAEGVERPEQRDFLLEQGCDLAQGYLFSRPIDANGLGAMLARQRETPRS from the coding sequence ATGTCCGATCCAAAAGGCAAGAAGGGCCGCAGCCGACGCTGGTTGCTGGCTCCGACCATTGCGGGCGGCGTGGCGCTGGTCGTCTATCTTGCGCTTCTGCTCGTCACGACTTGGGTCGCCCAGGAGCGTCTGAGTCATTCCGCCGCGGCCCGGCATGCGCTGGATGCACAGCTGCATGCCAACGCACTGAGTTATTTCTACGCCGAGCGTCTCGGCGATCTGGCGAATCTGCGCCGTGATCAGGCGGTTCAGTCTTTTTTCGTGAATCGCGACCTCGGCATGTCCATGAAGTACGGGCTACAAGCGAGCTTGGTCTCGATCCGAGAGCTCCTGATCGAGCGCGTCGGCGAGAAGCGTGTCGATTCAGGGCCGTTTTTCGATCGAATCGTCTTGTTCGATGCCGACGGGTCAATCCTGGTCGACACCGGTGCCGATCCGCCGCCGTCGGAGCGGTGGGCGCTACGGGAGCGTGGCGCTCCGACACAGGTCCGATTGGTTGTCGATGTATCCGATCACCCGGATGCCATCCTGGTGGAAGCGCCGATCTTGATCGCGGGACGTGCGCGCGGGACCTTGGTCGCCTGGGTCAACGAGCGGACCACTTTGGCTGCACTGGTCGGGTTCGATCCCGGAGGCAGCGGATTCGCCCGCTACCGACTGCTGCGCTCGGCGGAGGAGCTTACCGCGATGGAGGGTGCGGCCGGAGCGCCGGTCGAGGTATCCGGGACACCTTTCTTACTGGTCGACCGCGCGGGGGCATCACTCGACGAGCGCCTGCTGACATCGCGCTGGTTCCTGTTCGCGCTCGTCGTCTTGGCCGTCGCCCTGTTGGTCGGTGGTTGGATGCTCCTGGGGGCGCAGCGTCAGAACCTGGTGTTGCAGACTCGGATGGATGTTGCGCGAGACCAGCGGCGCAAGCTCAGTGAGCACAACGAGCGCTTGCGCGGAGAGATCAAGAAGCGGAAGGAGTACGAGCGCCGTTTGATCTACCAGGCTAACTACGATTCCCTGACGAGCCTTCCGAATCGCACCTTGGCCATGGATCGACTCGAGCAGAGCCTGATGATCGCCGCGCGCGACGGGCATCGGGTGTTGGTCTTCTATCTGGATCTGGATCACTTCAAACGGGTCAACGACAGTTTGGGCCATGCTGCCGGCGACGAGGTTCTGATACAGACGGCCGAACGGGTGAGTTCGCTCGTGTCGGCGGGCGATACCCTGGCGCGTCTAGCAGCCGACGAGTTCCTCGTCATCTACCCCGATCTTCGTGATCCCGTCGATGCGGCCGAGCGTGCGCAGGCGCTACTCGACCTCTTCGCAGCGCCCTTCTCGATCGAGGGTCGAGAACTTTTTTTGACGGTGACCCTGGGTGTCGCCATGAGTCCGCACGACGGGAAGAGCGCGGAGGATCTGCTCAAGAATGCGGACTTGGCGATGAAGGAGGGCAAGGACAGTGGGCGGGCCCGCTACAGCTTTTATGTCACGGGGCTCGATGTTCAGATCCGTGAGCGGTTATCGATGGCGAATCTCCTTCGACACGCCGCAGAGCGCGGGGAGCTCGCACTCCTGTACCAGCCCTTGATCGATCTGCGCAGCGGGCGCGTCGTTGCCGCCGAGGCGCTGCTGCGCTGGACCAGCGAGGAGCTCGGTACCGTTGCCCCGGATCTTCTCGTTCCGGTGGCCGAAGATGCGGGGTTGATCCAGCAGATCGGCGGATGGGTCCTCCAGCGTGCCTGCGCGGCCGCAGCGCGATGGCAGTCGATCGCGCCTTGCAGGGTTGCCGTAAACGTCTCGTCTTTGCAGCTCCAAGCGCCGGAGTCCTTTTCGGAGCAAGTGGAGCTGGCACTGCAACGTTCCGGTTTGAATGCAGGACTCTTGGAGCTGGAGATCACCGAAGGGGTCTTGCTGCGCGACCGCCCCACCATCGGTGCCTTGCTGGCAGGCTTGGATCGCCGCGGAATTCGGCTCTCGCTCGACGATTTCGGAACCGGCTATTCGGCCTTGAGTTATCTGCGGCGGTTTCCGTTCCACGTGCTGAAGATCGATCGGAGCTTCATCGCGGGCATACCCGACAACCAGGAGGATACAGAGCTGACACGCGCCATCATCGCGATGGCCCAGGCGCTTGACCTCAGCGTACTCGCGGAGGGGGTTGAACGGCCCGAGCAGCGCGACTTTTTGCTTGAGCAGGGCTGCGATCTTGCTCAGGGATACCTGTTCAGCCGCCCTATCGACGCCAATGGCTTGGGGGCCATGCTGGCCCGTCAACGCGAAACGCCCCGATCCTGA
- a CDS encoding sirohydrochlorin chelatase — MRDILLVDNGSKRADATLRLRQIASRLAERLGETVHPVSLLHSDRIPPDKLHGQPAETFELFLRRRLSEDARRFLILPLFFGPSRAISDYVPERIAALQNDFGPFEVQIARALCPLPEGEPDMVEILLERIHDVAIEQNIAPRRIVLLDHGSPIPAVTEVRRWLARQLTQRLANDPGPDVTLGEAVMERRSGAEYDFNGELLEDRLRALAAEDISTPVILAMLFLSPGRHAGPRGDIAEICLSVEREHPGFRVHPSGLVGDHPRLLDILAARMAETETTPAGRTDILEPAR, encoded by the coding sequence ATGCGCGACATCCTGCTGGTCGACAACGGTTCGAAGAGAGCCGATGCCACGCTGAGGCTGAGACAAATCGCGAGCCGTCTCGCCGAGCGCCTCGGCGAGACCGTTCACCCCGTCTCCCTGCTGCACTCGGACCGAATTCCGCCGGACAAGCTGCACGGTCAGCCCGCCGAGACCTTCGAGCTCTTTCTGCGTCGTCGTCTGAGCGAGGACGCTCGGCGCTTTTTGATTCTCCCGCTCTTCTTCGGCCCGAGTCGAGCCATCAGCGACTATGTCCCCGAGCGCATCGCGGCCCTGCAAAACGATTTCGGCCCGTTCGAGGTCCAGATTGCGCGAGCCCTCTGTCCCCTCCCGGAGGGCGAGCCCGACATGGTCGAGATCCTTCTGGAGCGGATTCACGACGTCGCCATCGAGCAGAACATCGCGCCGCGTCGGATCGTGCTGCTCGACCACGGCTCGCCCATTCCCGCCGTCACGGAGGTACGGCGTTGGCTTGCCCGACAGTTGACGCAACGGCTCGCCAACGACCCGGGTCCCGACGTCACGCTCGGCGAGGCCGTGATGGAGCGGCGCTCAGGAGCTGAATACGACTTCAACGGAGAGCTTCTGGAGGATCGTCTGCGCGCGCTCGCCGCAGAGGACATCTCGACGCCCGTCATCCTCGCCATGCTGTTCCTGTCGCCCGGACGGCATGCCGGCCCACGCGGCGATATCGCCGAGATCTGCTTGTCCGTGGAACGCGAACACCCGGGCTTTCGTGTCCACCCCTCTGGGTTGGTCGGCGATCATCCTCGGCTGCTCGACATCTTGGCGGCGCGCATGGCGGAGACGGAGACGACACCTGCCGGCCGAACCGACATCTTAGAACCGGCTCGTTAA